From the Coffea eugenioides isolate CCC68of chromosome 1, Ceug_1.0, whole genome shotgun sequence genome, the window TGCTTTgaggtttaaaaaaaattacagaaacCACCTGTTAAAAAGTATGTTTTGATAACAAATGGTGATGCAagtaaaaaaaagtaaaacGAATATTTTATATTGCCCCCATTTGATTTACAAAACAAACTAAATTACAAAAGAGATTAAAGATTGACAATGCTTGctaagtaaaaaaaatttaagctAGTTTTTTTACCGCAAAACTTAAGCCGTAGTCCAAGGCATCATTTTATAATATTTggatttccttctttttctttgctaagtgagttgtaaataaaatatttttaacaaatgtactagttggctatttataaAACTAAGTAAGAATTCCATTTAAATGATCTAGGAATTAAATATGATGTATTAAGTGAGATGAGATTTGACCTTTTGGACAAAGAAATATTTGcaaaatgtgattttttttctttacacCCACTGTTCATTTAGAAATTGTCAAAATTATTAGTCCTTTCATAATACTAACATAGGTAATTATAATTTTTCGAACGTCAAGAAAAGTGGCTGTAATTGTCAGAAGGCTTGGGGAAGTTTATAAAATCATCCTTAATAGTAAGGATAAATATAAGCTCTATCTTGACTTTTAAATCCTCTCATTTTATCCTCTAAAATGGAAAGACACAAGTAAAATTTTCCGTATAAATTAAGGACCACCAATGCCAATAGCTGCACCACCATCAGCATATTCTCAAGTCTCGTAAGAGCAAAGCTTTTCTCACTTTCTGTAATCTGCACAGACAACGTATCCATCTACACCGTCTTCCCATCAACAATGTCGGTCCCTGACCTAGAGTTTTCCACTTCACTTCTTCTTTGCCTCATTCCGCTACTCTGCTTCTTCCTGAAAACTACTCTGACAAACTTCTTCTCATCCAAGGCCGGTAAGCTTCCAAGATCATACCCCTTAATCGGTTCATACTTCGCCATTAAAGCAAACATGCACCGCCGAGCTGAATGGACTGGCGAAATCGTGACCACCTTACCCAACTTGACCTTCACTCTTCGCCGCCCACTTGGCCACAGCCAAGTCTTCACCGCCAACCCCGCCAACGTCCAGCACATACTCAAAACCAACTTCTCACGTTACCGAAAGGGAGAACTCATGCACGTAACCAACAGAGACTTCCTCGGTGACGGTATCTTCAATATAGACGGAGAAAAATGGAAATTCCAGAGACAAGTATCCAGTCACGAGTTCAACACAAAATCCCTGCGTAAGTTCGTGGAAACAGTAGCGGAAACCGAGCTGTCCGAACGCCTCATCCCAATCTTAACCTCGGCTGCAGCTAATAAAACGGTTCTCGATCTCCAAGACATACTTCAGAGATTTGCTTTTGACAATATTTGCAAAGTAGCATTTGGCTACGACCCTGCATATCTATTACCATCTCTCCCTGAGGCCGAATTCCCCGTGGCTTTTGAAGATGCCACTCGTCTCATTAGCGAAAGGCTCAACTCCCCTCTACCGCTAGTCTGGAAAATCAAGCGCGTTTTCAATGTTGGGTCTGAAAAGCAGCTCAAGGAAGCTGTGCGGATAGTTCGTGAATTTGCCAAAGAAGTCGTGAGGGAGAAAAAGCAGGAACTGAGAGAAAAGTCATCAATTGGTTCAGTTGATATTCTATCTCGATTCTTGACCTCTGGCTACTACAACGAAGAATTTGTTACCGATGTAGTGATCAGCTTCATCTTAGCCGGTCGGGATACGACATCCGCTGCGTTAATATGGTTCTTCTGGTTAGTCTTTTGCGACCCACGGGtggaaaaggaaattttgagGGAAATCAGAGAGAAATCCGAATCCCCAGTTTATGATGAAGTGAAGGATATGACTTACACACACGCTTCGCTATGCGAAACCATGAGGCTTTATCCGCCGGTGCCGCTGGATACCAAGGTAGCTATGAAGCATGATGTCTTGCCTGACGGGACAGCTGTGAAGAAGGGTACGAAGGTAATATACCATCCCTACGCTATGGGGAGAGTGGAGGCAGTGTGGGGGGAGGACTGGGCGGATTTCAGGCCGGAGAGGTGGTTGGAGGAGGAGGCGGCAGGGGATGGGGAGGGGAAGTGGAAGTTTGTGGCAAGGGATCCTTACACGTATCCGGTTTTTCAGGCGGGGCCCAGAGTGTGTCTGGGGAAGGACATGGCGTTCTTGCAAATGAAGAAGGTGGTGGCTGGTGTATTGCGACGGTTCAGGGTAGTCCCGGCGTTGGAAGAAGGAGAGAAGCCGGTGTTCGTATCGTACTTGACATCCAAGATGAAGGGTGGGTTTCCGGTGAGGATAGAGGAGAGGGTGGAGTAGTCTTGCTGTTTGTTGACTGCTGGCAAACTGATCACTAAACTGATTAGACTGTTACGTCGTCAGTTTTACAATTGTATCAGTCATAGTCTTGAGAAATTGGATTTGAAAGAAATTGGATTGTAATGCAATTGCTGTGAACATTCAAATCCAATTTTGGTATAGAATTTTGATGAACCTTTTGTTTCTTGAGGCTAATTTTACGCTTTTTAGTggtgacttttgcttttatttttatttttattttttgagggaAATAGGCATTGAATACTTTGGTTGATGGTTCAAAACTTGTGAACCGGTGTTTCTTCTCGGGTGATAGTTGATGACTTCACTGATCAACCGACAATatagtataatttttttttttaatttacaatTCTTTTCACCTTATTATCCAAACTCACTCTTAATATAATATAGCATCCAGTGATTCATTAAtttaagattttaaaaaataaagattggttgcacatttttttttaaaattttaaagagTGGTTGTGCATTTGAGTATTTCTTACCCAATACTTATTGTTTTGATCAACAGTCGATTTCATAAGCGGACATCTCATTTCTTACAAAAAGTTGGTCCATTACGTATGCTAGCGAAATTAGTAGTACTGGTACATGTACTTGTTTATATGCTGCTAGATGTAGTACTGTATATGTACAAggccttaaattttttttttggtaataataGGGACTATATATTTGAAGGGCTTAAATTTGATGATGTAGTCCATTACGTATGTACACAGTTCAACTACTGCTAGATTTGTTGTTTATATGGGACCAGCGGCAAGCCAACACCAATACCAACAACAACATACATGGACTTACTTTTAAGCGGCGGCCCATCCACCATCTACCATCTACCACCTCCAAATCCAAATATTCTAGAGACCGAATGACAATCTGGAGGGAACTGAACTAGCACTGGTCCAGACGGATGCGCTCCTCTCTGAAGAGATTTAAGAATAATTTGAAGAGAACTGAATCACCATTGATCTAAACGGAGCCTGGAAAGTCTTGAAGAGGCCACCGGAAGCAGGAAAGTCTAGATTTTAGAATGTAGGCAAGGGAATTTGATCACTTGAGCCACATCCAAGTAGAGTTTTCAAACTCTCTTGATGACCAACAACTCTTGAATATACATCAATCTGTCCTCTACCTACGATCCAGAACATCTAAGGATATTACAGACCTGTTATTGCCTCAAACTTTTGCAGCCTAAAAGGCCGTAGTCCCTCAAAGAAGGTAATTGTTAAGGAAAAGATTTAAACATTAATTAACTATTTCCGCCAGAAATTCTTTACTTTCGATTCTGGACGATGGACTCGTCTCAAAAAATATATGTACTCCAGTGTTAGAAATCTCAAATGTGTCGGTACTCAACTTTTAAAAATACACGAACgaatgaaaaagtgaaaacatgatACCATATAATTGAACTCAAAGTCTCGGAGATTGTGGATGTTGTTTTTTCCCTCTATGGATAAGATAATATGGgccattcttttttttccgGCTATGTTTCCCACCCAGCATCGATCCTTCAAAACGCTACCGGTCTTGAATATTAGTACCTTATTACGTTTATTACGGCGGATTCCAATAATTGCGATCTCTTgatcaaaataaattaattaattaataattgcCATCACTGAACATAAAATGTTTCatgtatacatttatatatatatatattttttgtatttacTTTAGATGGTCATAGTTAATGGTTATGGACGACGATGAACACACGTCATAATTCTcattcattttttatgcatgTGTTGCATAGTCGCACTCGAGAAATATTCTCTGCAGGCAAATTctgatagaaaaaaaaaaaacaagacaCAAATTCAATGCCAGAGAAATAtaaacccaaaaaatgaaaaaagaaaagaaaagaaaagaaaagacgtCGGTAGAGAGAGGTGAGAGATCCACAAGGATAAGGAAGGGAACCACAAATTGAGCCTCAGAAAGCCTCATCATGTGTCGGTCAGAGAAGCGAAGAATAGCTTTCTTTCTTTCGAAACCCAAAAAGCTTACGTCAATTTTTACAAACCTAAACTTCGAGGGAATCTCAAAAGTCGGTATCCTTTGAGATCCCACAGGAGACTTATAACTATCAACCCAAACCCTCCCAACCCCGATGTGGGATACATCTCAGGGAATGACACCCCAAACCTCCACAACGGGGGAGCCTGCTGCTAAGCGAAGAATAGCTTGACAAAGTTTTTTACGCACACACACGTCATGTCATGACCCGTGGATTTCAACGTGGCATCCGCCATAGCCTTGCCAAATTGGCTACGTGACGTATATAGCTAGGTATGGGGAGTAGCTtgcatatattttatatatttattttttaataatctAAAGTTAGACTCCAAATCTTGTAAGTatcaaagaaaagggagaaagggtAGAGTTTGAGAATGCCGCTATGAGCTGAGTTGGAGTAgtaatatttttaaataatgtTTAAAAAGCTGGAGCCAGGATGATATTAGGAAGCATGCAAATGACCAAAATTAGCCGACAAAAATCACATGAGGAGCATAGGCGTCCAAGACAAATTATTGCCCGCACAAAATTATGCATCACAATATTGTTCATTAGCATACAGtactgtgtgtgtgtgtatatatatatagatattcTATTCTATATATATACACCTCTCCACTGGACTACATTCATCAAAGAACATAAAGggcatacatacatatacatacatatatacaagcGAAGCGGGAGAAAGTGGGCAATTATGGCAGATTCACGCTGTCGAGGTATGTCAATTCACCTTTTGAAGTTTGAAGTGATAACAGGAAGTTTTTATTGCGTACTACTAGCGGTAGCGTTTATGCGTCGGTATCGCTCATCCTGGTTGTGTTCGTGTTCCCTAATTTTGGTCCGAGACCACTGATTTATGTTGTGTTGTTATGTTTCcagaaaggcaaaaaaaaaaaaaaacagtgacAAAATTAAGATGTAGGATCTTGTGGCTAATAGTAGCATTACTGAGTGAGTGTAACGTAAATGGGACAGCAAAGAAGTCTTGGCCGGAGCTGGTGGGTGCAAAGGGATTCGCTGCGGCATCGATAATAGAGGAGGAGGATCCGCATGTCCAGGCAATTCTGTTGGAAGACGGAAGTCCGGTGACTATGGACTTCAGATGCGATCGCGTCTGGGTTTGGGTGAACCAGTCCAGGATTGTCATCCGCACTCCCGTCGTTGGCTGACCTTTGTCTTTATCACCTCTATATTGTCGCCGCCTGCCGCCATAATCTGTCGTcaatctctctcttttttttttgtgttggaGTTTGCTAATCATACGCATCTTATTCTTGTTCATTCTTGTACTCTGATTATACTCCCGTCTCGCATTCTTCCatccaaccaaaaaaaagaaaaagaaaacgaagATGATGTTAGTGTGGGAATTCACAAAAACAGCGCCACTTACAGTTACAAGAAGAGTACAAGTCCGTCCAAGTTTTGAAACCTTTTTTAACGCGCAAATAAACGAATGATGCCAAGACTTAATAATTATAACAATGGAAACATACGCGAGTTGCTTCTAGTTTTAAAATAATGTCGTCCTAATCAAAAGCCATCCGCGATGCTAAGCAGCTTTCATCAAGGGCCGTATATGACATGTTCTATAACTAACGAGGTATTGTTAAAGCTTATTAAAGTCGTTAGTGTTATGTGTTGCAGTAACCTTCTTCCTGGACAAAATAATTGGTTTTGAACGGCGCGCCAGAATTACTACAAGATATATAGTTAATTAATGTATTAAAATGAACAGTTTAAGGGCCAGGTCATATTAATGATGCTTGAGACGTGCACGTTGCAATTAATTCCCTGAATGAAAAGGATGTAGATGCAACCAACAACTAGGGATGGCAATATGGCGGGTGCCCGCGGGGGCTCTCGGAGaggggggttggggcgggggcggggggaattttttccccccgtttacaaacggggcggggggcaggggagtatacccccgccccgccacccgcaaaaaaaaatatatatatattatatataatgtaatttaattagttatataagcttataatgatattattagttagagtattatataataatgtatattataataaaattatattatacgaataattagacatgtctactaatagaatttattaattagttatactaaatttactaatacatttatactaaatttctaattacacttaatagaataacacttttttctcaaaaaaaaagcacaaacacaataatgaattagtgattgtatttgtaccaaaagtgaaaacttaactattttagttgtatttatttcatcatgttggattgtattcaaataacttttgtttgattgtttttatgagtttcaattgtaaaattaaaatgaataataacttgatgatgtattgatattttagtacttgattatttattaaaatttaactctaataaaattttattaaccccgcgggagAAGCGGGGCGAGGCGGggatgggggaggggtcccccgcccccgcccccccccccccccccggttGCCATCCCTACCAACAACCAAACTCCTTTGCCTAAAGGAGTTGGCCATCATATgttttctgcaattatccctacaATAAAATACTGTTTGACGGCCCAATTTTACTCGGCCCAAATCTACAAGCTGGACTGGACAGCCTACTTCGCCAGCTGCATAGATAGAGTAGCCAGTACGTGCAAGTCTCACAATTTGGATTTGACTGCGGTCCATCCTTTGTCTATGACGGACGGTTGTGCCGTGTGTAATATATAATAgggaaaatggccaatttcGTCCCTATACTTTTTTATAGTGTCAATTCAGtccttatataatttttttggccaatttgataCCTATACTTATTTTGCGATACCAATTGAGGAACGCTGCGGCGGCGCCACCACGTAAATTCGATTAACCTACTAATTGAACAACtaagcaggggtatttcggacACTTCACtgcttcttcatttttcaccttttcttcttcatcttgcTTATCACCATCCACAGAAGCCATAGCCGAAGTAGCAGATCCATAGCCGGAGTAACAGATCCATCTCACTCCAACTCGAGGACAGATGCTGGTGACGTACGCGAGACCAGGCTTTCAGCAGAGTCCTCAAATACACAAGAAGGAATGTCATCTTGATTATGTGGCTGGGAAACCGCCATTGAGCTAGACTGATTATTATATTCATGATTGACATTAAACACTTCTCAGACGCATTTTGATCAACCATGGCCCTAGCTTCAAATTCAAGTCGTTTCGCTTCAGAGGCTCTTGAAGCTTCctttataaaataataacccGACCAGATCCTCTTTCCCTTAAACGGGTTGTGAATTTCTACAGCCCATTTTCCCCATTTCCTCTGCCTGAGACCTTTGTATTTGGAAGAGGAAGGCCTTGATTGAGGTTAACTCTACAGTTTAGCTAAACCAGTCTTCTTCTTGGGGTTGTTTTTCTCCGCATTATTGCTCTTGACAGGAATTTTTAGCTTCCTGTGCAACAGCCATAGCCACAGGCTAACCAGGTTGCCTTTTCAACTCCACAATAGGGAGAATAATTCTTTTCAATCACCCTTTCATCATCTAATGAATCAGTATCAGTAGCATTCAAATCGTAACAAAAGACCCGAATCTTCCTCACGGGTCAGTACCACTTCCAGCAGAATCTGAAAAAGTTTGACAAATTCAACAATCAAATTAGTCAAAATCAACTCTTTACTACTGCGCATATAACTAGCATCAAAAACCAATCCAAAAATCAATGCTAACAATATGGATT encodes:
- the LOC113780031 gene encoding cytochrome P450 94A2-like — its product is MSVPDLEFSTSLLLCLIPLLCFFLKTTLTNFFSSKAGKLPRSYPLIGSYFAIKANMHRRAEWTGEIVTTLPNLTFTLRRPLGHSQVFTANPANVQHILKTNFSRYRKGELMHVTNRDFLGDGIFNIDGEKWKFQRQVSSHEFNTKSLRKFVETVAETELSERLIPILTSAAANKTVLDLQDILQRFAFDNICKVAFGYDPAYLLPSLPEAEFPVAFEDATRLISERLNSPLPLVWKIKRVFNVGSEKQLKEAVRIVREFAKEVVREKKQELREKSSIGSVDILSRFLTSGYYNEEFVTDVVISFILAGRDTTSAALIWFFWLVFCDPRVEKEILREIREKSESPVYDEVKDMTYTHASLCETMRLYPPVPLDTKVAMKHDVLPDGTAVKKGTKVIYHPYAMGRVEAVWGEDWADFRPERWLEEEAAGDGEGKWKFVARDPYTYPVFQAGPRVCLGKDMAFLQMKKVVAGVLRRFRVVPALEEGEKPVFVSYLTSKMKGGFPVRIEERVE
- the LOC113781634 gene encoding glu S.griseus protease inhibitor-like, with protein sequence MADSRCRERQKKKKTVTKLRCRILWLIVALLSECNVNGTAKKSWPELVGAKGFAAASIIEEEDPHVQAILLEDGSPVTMDFRCDRVWVWVNQSRIVIRTPVVG